A region of Rhodospirillales bacterium DNA encodes the following proteins:
- a CDS encoding copper-binding protein, whose translation MRKLILAAAVVAALAVPAAAVHAQTAPTPATGEVTKIDAAAGKITMRHGPIKNLDMDSMTMVFRVGDPAMLATVKPGDKVVFEAERVNGQITVTRIRKSP comes from the coding sequence ATGCGCAAGCTCATCCTCGCGGCCGCCGTCGTCGCCGCGTTGGCCGTTCCGGCCGCGGCCGTCCACGCGCAGACCGCGCCGACGCCGGCCACCGGCGAGGTCACGAAGATCGACGCCGCCGCCGGCAAGATCACGATGCGGCACGGACCGATCAAGAACCTCGACATGGACTCGATGACGATGGTCTTCCGTGTCGGCGACCCGGCGATGCTGGCCACGGTCAAACCCGGCGACAAGGTCGTGTTCGAGGCCGAGCGCGTGAACGGCCAGATCACGGTGACCAGGATCCGCAAGAGCCCGTAG
- a CDS encoding cupredoxin family protein translates to MALAAGPAAAAPGGAPGHSHSHDGETAYGTPGDPRQPSRAVHVTMREDGGRMLFTPARIEVRRGEQIRFVLRNNGGIDHEMVVATLEENLKHAEEMKKNPDMEHDDPNARRLKPGTTGEILWRFTKPGTFDFSCLIPGHREAGMHGVVVVK, encoded by the coding sequence ATGGCGCTGGCGGCCGGACCCGCCGCGGCCGCGCCGGGCGGCGCGCCGGGACACAGCCACAGCCACGACGGCGAGACCGCCTACGGCACGCCCGGCGATCCGAGGCAACCGTCGCGCGCCGTGCACGTCACCATGCGCGAGGACGGCGGCCGGATGCTGTTCACGCCGGCGCGGATCGAGGTCCGGCGCGGCGAGCAGATACGCTTCGTGCTGCGCAACAACGGCGGGATCGACCACGAGATGGTGGTCGCGACGCTGGAGGAGAACCTCAAGCACGCCGAGGAGATGAAGAAGAACCCCGACATGGAGCACGACGATCCCAACGCCCGGCGGCTGAAGCCGGGGACCACCGGCGAGATCCTGTGGCGCTTCACGAAGCCGGGGACGTTCGACTTCTCGTGCCTGATCCCCGGCCACCGCGAGGCGGGGATGCACGGCGTCGTCGTCGTGAAGTGA
- a CDS encoding copper oxidase, translating into MSYSRRGLMGASGLALLGAAAVSGRVQAQAIPEAPSVADAKMRPPLRPTSGPDYQPVVTLNGWTLPSRVKEGWKEFHLVAEPVLREIAPGMTAHLWGYNGQSPGPTIEAVEGDKVRIFVTNRLPEHTTVHWHGQLLPCGMDGVGGLTQPHIKPGATFVYEFELRKSGTFMYHPHADEMTQMAMGMMGFFVVHPRDPKLHRVDRDFVFLLNAFDIRPGAYVPQVNTMLDFNLWTWNSRAFPGIDPLVVRKGDRTRVRVGNLTMTNHPIHMHGYDFEVTCTDGGWVRPEARWPEVTIDVAVGAMRAFEFTADAPGDWAIHCHKSHHTMNAMGHDVRTYIGVDKREFAKKMKRLVPDYMAMGSAGMAEMGGMEMPLPDNTLPMMTGFGQFGPLEMGGMFSVVKVRDGLAADDYADPGPYKHPPGTVAYEWTGPAPAAPAAPRTAAPAPGGAPAMRAVKPHGHKH; encoded by the coding sequence ATGAGCTACTCACGCCGCGGATTGATGGGCGCGTCCGGCCTCGCCCTGCTGGGCGCCGCCGCCGTCTCGGGCCGCGTCCAGGCGCAGGCGATCCCCGAGGCGCCGAGCGTCGCCGACGCGAAGATGCGTCCGCCGCTGCGTCCCACCAGCGGCCCCGACTACCAGCCGGTGGTCACGCTCAACGGCTGGACGTTGCCGTCGCGCGTGAAGGAGGGCTGGAAGGAGTTCCACCTGGTCGCCGAGCCGGTGCTGCGCGAGATCGCGCCGGGCATGACGGCGCATCTATGGGGCTACAACGGGCAGAGCCCCGGCCCGACGATCGAGGCGGTCGAGGGCGACAAGGTCCGCATCTTCGTCACCAACCGGCTGCCGGAGCACACCACCGTGCACTGGCACGGCCAGCTCCTGCCGTGCGGCATGGACGGCGTCGGCGGGCTGACCCAGCCGCACATCAAGCCGGGCGCGACGTTCGTCTACGAGTTCGAGCTGCGCAAGAGCGGCACCTTCATGTACCACCCGCACGCCGACGAGATGACGCAGATGGCGATGGGCATGATGGGCTTCTTCGTGGTCCACCCGCGCGATCCCAAGCTGCACCGGGTCGACCGCGACTTCGTGTTCCTGCTCAACGCCTTCGACATCCGGCCGGGCGCGTACGTGCCGCAGGTCAACACCATGCTCGACTTCAACCTCTGGACCTGGAACAGCCGCGCCTTCCCCGGCATCGATCCGCTGGTCGTGCGCAAGGGCGACCGGACGCGGGTGCGGGTCGGCAACCTGACGATGACCAACCATCCCATCCACATGCACGGCTACGATTTCGAGGTGACGTGCACCGACGGCGGCTGGGTGCGGCCGGAGGCGCGCTGGCCCGAGGTCACCATCGACGTCGCGGTCGGCGCGATGCGGGCCTTCGAGTTCACCGCCGACGCGCCGGGCGACTGGGCGATCCACTGCCACAAATCGCACCACACGATGAACGCGATGGGACACGACGTGAGAACCTACATCGGCGTCGACAAGCGCGAGTTCGCGAAGAAGATGAAGCGCCTCGTGCCGGACTACATGGCGATGGGCTCCGCCGGCATGGCGGAGATGGGCGGCATGGAGATGCCGCTGCCGGACAACACGCTGCCGATGATGACCGGGTTCGGCCAGTTCGGGCCGCTCGAGATGGGCGGCATGTTCTCGGTGGTGAAGGTGCGCGATGGCCTGGCCGCCGACGACTACGCCGATCCCGGCCCCTACAAGCATCCGCCGGGCACGGTCGCGTACGAGTGGACGGGTCCGGCGCCGGCGGCCCCGGCCGCGCCGCGGACGGCGGCGCCCGCGCCGGGCGGCGCGCCGGCGATGCGGGCGGTCAAACCGCACGGCCACAAGCATTGA
- a CDS encoding TolC family protein, with the protein MSRARAAAAALLAALSLAACAEFSPDGGMSVVAEKVRGGVGAEAVKIASEADARRVRDQVEALLREPLTPDAAVRIALLNNRALQAAYNDLGLSEIAAVESSLPANPRISVSRLAGSGIVEWEVKLLGDILALGTLPARREIARQRFAQAQQAAVAATYRLALDARRAWVAAIAAQEVVAYLEQSRLAADATADLMRKLGETGGATRIEQARAAAAYAEIGAQLAQARLRARQERETLARLLGLWDQARDLRLPPRLPALPGAAERADDIEAEAVSRRVDLAVARQELAIVARSMRLTEATRSVSLLELSGLYDTERDPEGRTRRRGFEVELEIPIFDGGEVKSRRERETYMRAVNRLAAKAVDARSEARGAYEAYRATHEIAAHYQNRVLPLRRVISQETLLRYNGMLADVFELLVETRERVASNIAAIEARRAFLLAEINLRAAVIGGGTIETMSTPAADAPAGGGGKH; encoded by the coding sequence ATGAGCCGCGCGCGCGCGGCCGCCGCGGCGCTGCTGGCGGCGCTGTCGCTGGCCGCCTGCGCCGAGTTCTCGCCCGACGGCGGCATGTCCGTGGTCGCGGAGAAGGTGCGCGGCGGGGTCGGCGCGGAGGCGGTGAAGATCGCGTCGGAGGCGGATGCGCGCCGCGTCCGCGACCAGGTCGAGGCGCTGCTGAGGGAGCCGTTGACGCCGGACGCCGCCGTGCGGATCGCGCTGCTCAACAACCGCGCCCTGCAGGCGGCCTACAACGACCTCGGTCTCAGCGAGATCGCCGCCGTCGAGTCGTCGCTGCCCGCCAATCCGCGGATCTCCGTGTCGCGCCTCGCCGGCAGCGGGATCGTCGAGTGGGAGGTCAAGCTGCTCGGCGACATCCTCGCGCTCGGAACCCTGCCGGCGCGCCGCGAGATCGCGCGGCAGCGCTTCGCGCAGGCGCAGCAGGCCGCCGTCGCGGCCACCTACCGGCTGGCGCTCGACGCGCGCCGCGCCTGGGTGGCGGCGATCGCGGCGCAGGAGGTCGTCGCCTACCTCGAGCAGTCGCGCCTCGCCGCCGACGCGACGGCCGATCTGATGCGCAAGCTGGGCGAGACCGGCGGCGCCACGCGCATCGAGCAGGCCCGCGCGGCGGCGGCCTACGCCGAGATCGGCGCCCAGCTCGCGCAGGCGCGGCTGCGCGCGCGTCAGGAGCGCGAGACGCTGGCGCGGTTGCTCGGCCTGTGGGACCAGGCGCGCGATCTGCGTCTGCCGCCGCGCCTGCCGGCGCTGCCCGGCGCGGCCGAGCGCGCCGACGACATCGAGGCCGAGGCGGTCTCCAGACGGGTCGACCTCGCGGTCGCGCGGCAGGAGCTCGCCATCGTCGCGCGGTCGATGCGGCTGACGGAGGCGACGCGGTCCGTCTCGCTGCTCGAACTGTCCGGCCTCTACGACACCGAGCGCGACCCCGAAGGCAGGACGAGACGCCGCGGCTTCGAGGTCGAGCTGGAGATCCCGATCTTCGACGGCGGCGAGGTCAAGTCGCGGCGCGAGCGCGAGACCTACATGCGGGCGGTGAACCGGCTGGCGGCCAAGGCGGTCGACGCGCGGTCGGAGGCGCGCGGCGCCTACGAGGCCTACCGCGCCACCCATGAGATCGCGGCGCATTACCAGAACCGCGTGCTGCCGCTGCGCCGCGTGATCTCGCAGGAGACCCTGCTGCGCTACAACGGCATGCTCGCGGACGTGTTCGAGCTGCTGGTGGAGACGCGCGAGCGCGTCGCCTCCAACATCGCCGCCATCGAGGCGCGCCGCGCCTTCCTGCTGGCGGAGATCAACCTGCGCGCCGCCGTGATCGGCGGCGGCACGATCGAGACGATGTCGACGCCGGCGGCCGACGCGCCGGCCGGCGGCGGCGGCAAACACTGA
- a CDS encoding TIGR01459 family HAD-type hydrolase: MTDFATIGGVSAVIDRYDAFVLDLWGVVHNGREPYPGVLDCLTRLKAAGKGTLLLSNAPRRAYAAVGRLAEMGVTRDLFGDILTSGDDTWHALRTRGAPDAEPFYRDLGRRAFLLGAGRDLSLFDEVDVEQVRDVSGADFILCTNLFEYGDTPDTYAALLREGRARDLPMICANPDLVVVIGETLEYCAGAIGAAYEKLGGFVMYHGKPHAPVYARARAMLGGADPRRVLCVGDSLRTDIAGANAAGLDSLLVTGGIHKDEFVDAAGAIDPARIAAMAAREKARPTWIGPGLRW; the protein is encoded by the coding sequence ATGACCGATTTCGCGACCATCGGCGGCGTGTCCGCCGTCATCGACCGCTACGACGCCTTCGTGCTCGACCTCTGGGGCGTGGTGCACAACGGGCGGGAGCCCTATCCCGGCGTGCTGGACTGCCTGACGCGCCTGAAGGCGGCCGGCAAGGGCACCCTGCTGCTGTCGAACGCGCCGCGCCGCGCCTACGCCGCGGTGGGACGCCTCGCCGAGATGGGCGTCACCCGCGACCTGTTCGGCGACATCCTGACCTCGGGCGACGACACCTGGCACGCGCTGCGCACCCGCGGCGCGCCGGACGCCGAGCCGTTCTACCGCGACCTCGGCCGGCGCGCCTTCCTGCTCGGCGCCGGCCGCGACCTCAGCCTGTTCGACGAGGTCGACGTCGAGCAGGTCCGCGACGTCTCCGGCGCCGATTTCATCCTCTGCACCAACCTGTTCGAGTACGGCGACACGCCGGATACCTACGCCGCGTTGCTGCGCGAGGGACGCGCGCGGGATCTGCCGATGATCTGCGCCAACCCCGATCTGGTGGTCGTCATCGGCGAGACGCTGGAGTACTGCGCCGGCGCCATCGGCGCGGCCTACGAGAAGCTGGGCGGCTTCGTCATGTACCACGGCAAGCCGCACGCTCCGGTCTACGCGCGCGCCCGCGCCATGCTGGGCGGCGCTGATCCGCGCCGCGTGCTGTGCGTCGGCGACTCGCTGCGCACCGACATCGCCGGCGCCAACGCCGCCGGCCTCGACTCGCTGCTGGTCACCGGCGGCATCCACAAGGACGAGTTCGTCGACGCCGCCGGCGCGATCGACCCGGCGCGCATCGCCGCGATGGCGGCGCGCGAGAAAGCGCGACCGACCTGGATCGGCCCCGGCCTGCGCTGGTGA
- a CDS encoding tetratricopeptide repeat protein encodes MVDGDGPPRPAAERGRLAELARDIWSAGIRRPARHVGRAAVRAGPSAAAFITGAGNVVDSLRKAIVGAALVLAIGFGVWVIWEAVHSEPIFVEPVHVHKDLDGRLPPGDVMAQRLASHFGEFASAVAEMKAEREMRFGGDRDIPKLEIPGVGLSLQSLVTMARRLLDRREHRVIGDVSLDTAPAAAAASATPAADACKSRTTMLLRVRSDRHGEIVRERWEVCAAREGGPLLVDPDRLDARLKQAALASFERIDPCAAAAYYYKNWWTRDADGKPIDAGLNRASTMVARCIATRGDREAPYGYYLWALIRQAAGNPDEAADHFASSENLQRRAAPFWRRWTGTVRYLPALYAHWGNVLMDIAGNAESVGDRARMEAALADARRRYSQALRADRRSALAYNGLGNALLKLRATDAAIETYIAGAKANRFDPLVRHSLANALLGRLAADDPAKVDDAGRVALRNAEKNHRKAANLVPDNAYYAASWGASLLLLAKVEDARLARPGLEAAAIVTTSAARARHLADAETAFQRALAAAGGEHWAAHEGLAEVAALAGRPGGAPAVYEKALAVYQRSAERRPADPDAKVSVARALLALDRDAEALATELAAAAADPAHVVARYIAACVARRQNRPDDARAAIAEVQRRTPGARAEGMLRRCLADLPASGPGR; translated from the coding sequence ATGGTGGACGGCGACGGCCCGCCGCGACCCGCGGCCGAGCGCGGACGGCTCGCGGAACTGGCGCGCGACATCTGGTCGGCTGGAATCCGCCGGCCGGCGCGCCATGTCGGCCGCGCCGCCGTCCGCGCCGGGCCGTCGGCGGCGGCCTTCATAACCGGCGCCGGCAACGTCGTCGACAGCCTGCGCAAGGCGATCGTCGGCGCCGCGCTGGTGCTGGCCATCGGGTTCGGCGTCTGGGTGATCTGGGAGGCGGTGCATTCCGAGCCGATCTTCGTCGAGCCGGTGCACGTCCATAAGGATCTCGACGGCCGGCTGCCGCCGGGCGACGTGATGGCGCAGCGTCTGGCGTCGCATTTCGGCGAGTTCGCCAGCGCCGTGGCCGAGATGAAGGCCGAGCGCGAGATGCGCTTCGGCGGCGACCGCGACATCCCCAAGCTCGAGATCCCCGGCGTCGGGCTGTCGCTGCAGTCGCTGGTGACGATGGCGCGGCGCCTGCTCGACCGCCGCGAGCACCGCGTGATCGGCGACGTGTCGCTCGACACGGCGCCTGCCGCGGCCGCCGCCAGCGCGACGCCGGCGGCCGACGCCTGCAAGTCGCGGACGACGATGCTCCTGCGGGTGCGCTCCGACCGCCACGGCGAGATCGTGCGCGAGCGCTGGGAGGTCTGCGCGGCGCGCGAGGGCGGCCCGCTGCTGGTCGATCCCGACCGGCTCGACGCGCGGCTCAAGCAGGCGGCGCTGGCGAGCTTCGAGCGCATCGACCCCTGCGCCGCGGCGGCCTACTACTACAAGAACTGGTGGACGCGCGACGCCGACGGCAAGCCGATCGACGCCGGTCTCAACCGCGCCTCGACCATGGTGGCGCGCTGCATCGCCACGCGCGGCGACCGCGAGGCGCCCTACGGCTACTACCTGTGGGCGCTGATCCGCCAGGCCGCCGGCAATCCCGACGAGGCCGCCGACCATTTCGCCAGCTCCGAGAACCTCCAGCGCCGCGCCGCGCCGTTCTGGCGCCGCTGGACCGGCACGGTGCGCTACCTGCCGGCGCTCTACGCCCATTGGGGCAACGTGCTGATGGACATCGCCGGCAACGCCGAGTCGGTCGGCGACCGCGCGCGGATGGAGGCGGCGCTGGCCGACGCGCGCCGGCGCTACAGCCAGGCGCTGCGCGCCGACCGCCGCTCGGCGCTGGCCTACAACGGGCTGGGCAACGCGCTGCTGAAGCTGCGCGCCACCGACGCCGCGATCGAGACCTACATCGCCGGCGCCAAGGCCAACCGCTTCGATCCGCTGGTCCGCCACAGCCTCGCCAACGCGTTGCTCGGACGGCTCGCGGCCGACGATCCGGCCAAGGTCGACGACGCCGGCCGCGTGGCGCTGCGCAACGCCGAGAAGAACCACCGCAAGGCGGCCAACCTGGTGCCCGACAACGCCTACTACGCCGCCAGCTGGGGCGCCTCGCTGCTGCTGCTGGCCAAGGTCGAGGATGCGCGGCTGGCGCGCCCCGGCCTCGAGGCCGCCGCCATCGTCACCACCAGCGCCGCCCGCGCGCGCCACCTCGCCGACGCCGAGACCGCCTTCCAGCGGGCGCTGGCCGCCGCCGGCGGCGAGCACTGGGCCGCGCACGAAGGGCTGGCCGAGGTCGCGGCGCTGGCCGGACGCCCCGGCGGCGCCCCCGCGGTCTACGAGAAGGCGCTGGCGGTCTACCAGAGATCGGCCGAGCGCCGGCCGGCCGACCCGGACGCGAAGGTGTCGGTGGCGCGCGCGCTGCTGGCGCTGGACCGCGACGCCGAGGCGCTGGCGACGGAGCTCGCGGCGGCGGCCGCCGATCCCGCGCACGTCGTGGCGCGGTACATCGCGGCGTGCGTGGCGCGGCGCCAGAACCGGCCCGACGACGCGCGCGCCGCCATCGCCGAGGTCCAGCGCCGCACGCCGGGCGCGCGCGCCGAGGGCATGCTGCGCCGCTGCCTCGCCGACCTCCCCGCCAGCGGCCCCGGCCGCTGA
- a CDS encoding leucyl aminopeptidase family protein, whose product MAVLVRSREATMWDYGALATRLPPGEYCLVGDLDAAAATAAATAFALGTWRFTRYRGRAKPGPRLVWPAKCDRAAVERVVDGMFLGRDLITTPANDMGPAELAAAAKKLAQRHRARFSAIAGEELLRRNFPVIHAVGRASTRAPRLVDIVWGRAGAPKVTLIGKGVCFDSGGLDLKPATGMLMMKKDMGGAATVLAAASMIMAARLDVRLRVLIPAVENSVSGNAFRPMDVIRSRKGVTVEIGNTDAEGRLILCDALTYAARFKPAMMIDVATLTGAARVALGPELPALFCNDDALAEALLKAGREREDPLWRMPLWSDYRRFLDSKIADINNAAQSPFGGAITAALFLREFVPDSVPWAHIDTMAWNQTARPGRPEGGEAMAARAIFAAIGERFGRKR is encoded by the coding sequence ATGGCCGTGCTGGTGCGCTCGCGCGAGGCCACGATGTGGGACTACGGCGCGCTCGCCACGCGCCTGCCGCCGGGCGAGTACTGCCTGGTCGGCGACCTCGACGCCGCCGCCGCGACCGCCGCGGCGACCGCCTTCGCGCTGGGCACGTGGCGCTTCACGCGCTACCGCGGCCGCGCCAAGCCGGGACCGCGGCTGGTGTGGCCGGCGAAATGCGACCGCGCCGCCGTCGAGCGCGTGGTCGACGGCATGTTCCTCGGCCGCGACCTGATCACCACGCCGGCCAACGACATGGGCCCGGCCGAGCTGGCGGCCGCCGCCAAGAAGCTGGCGCAGCGCCACCGCGCGCGCTTCTCGGCGATCGCCGGCGAGGAGCTGCTGCGGCGCAACTTCCCGGTGATCCACGCGGTCGGCCGCGCCTCGACCCGCGCGCCCAGGCTGGTCGACATCGTGTGGGGCCGCGCCGGGGCGCCGAAGGTGACCCTGATCGGCAAGGGCGTGTGCTTCGATTCCGGCGGCCTCGACCTCAAGCCCGCCACCGGCATGCTGATGATGAAGAAGGACATGGGCGGCGCCGCCACGGTGCTGGCGGCGGCGTCGATGATCATGGCGGCGCGGCTCGACGTGCGCCTGCGCGTGCTGATCCCGGCGGTCGAGAACAGCGTCTCGGGCAACGCGTTCCGGCCGATGGACGTGATCCGCTCGCGCAAGGGCGTGACGGTGGAGATCGGCAACACCGACGCCGAGGGCCGGCTGATCCTGTGCGACGCGCTGACCTACGCGGCGCGTTTCAAGCCCGCGATGATGATCGACGTGGCGACGCTGACCGGCGCCGCCCGCGTGGCGCTGGGGCCGGAGCTGCCGGCGCTGTTCTGCAACGACGACGCGCTGGCCGAGGCGCTGCTCAAGGCCGGCCGCGAGCGCGAGGATCCGCTGTGGCGCATGCCGTTGTGGAGCGACTACCGGCGCTTCCTCGACAGCAAGATCGCCGACATCAACAACGCCGCCCAGTCGCCGTTCGGCGGCGCCATCACCGCGGCGCTGTTCCTGCGCGAGTTCGTGCCCGACTCGGTGCCGTGGGCGCATATCGACACCATGGCGTGGAACCAGACGGCGCGGCCGGGACGGCCGGAGGGCGGCGAGGCGATGGCGGCGCGCGCCATCTTCGCCGCGATCGGCGAGAGGTTCGGCCGCAAGCGCTGA
- a CDS encoding glutathione S-transferase family protein: MAEFSLVIGNKNYSSWSLRGWLVAKIAGIEFEEIQIRLYEPDTATRIARHSPSGLLPVLVDKGLSIWDTLSIAEYLHEIRPDRGMWPKGAAARATARSVAAEMHSGFVDLRREMPMNIRASFPGHGHTPEALAQVQRLAGMWLDCRKRFAGSAERDDGFLFGTFTAADAMFAPVATRLRTYGVSLDPEARRYVDALLAHPFMKEWCDAAAHEPWLIAQYEFR; encoded by the coding sequence ATGGCGGAATTCAGCCTGGTCATCGGCAACAAGAACTACTCGTCGTGGTCGTTGCGCGGCTGGCTGGTCGCCAAGATCGCCGGCATCGAGTTCGAGGAGATCCAGATCCGGCTGTACGAGCCGGACACCGCGACGCGGATCGCACGCCACTCGCCGTCGGGCCTGCTGCCGGTGCTGGTCGACAAGGGGCTCTCGATCTGGGACACGCTGTCGATCGCCGAGTACCTGCACGAGATCCGGCCGGATCGCGGCATGTGGCCGAAGGGCGCCGCGGCGCGCGCCACCGCGCGCTCGGTCGCCGCCGAGATGCATTCCGGCTTCGTCGACCTGCGGCGCGAGATGCCGATGAACATCCGCGCCTCGTTCCCCGGCCACGGCCACACGCCCGAGGCGCTGGCCCAGGTCCAGCGGCTGGCCGGCATGTGGCTGGACTGCCGCAAGCGCTTCGCCGGCTCGGCCGAGCGCGACGACGGCTTCCTGTTCGGCACCTTCACGGCGGCCGACGCGATGTTCGCGCCGGTGGCCACGCGCCTGCGCACCTACGGCGTCAGCCTCGACCCCGAGGCGCGGCGCTACGTCGACGCGCTGCTGGCGCATCCGTTCATGAAGGAATGGTGCGACGCCGCCGCCCACGAGCCGTGGCTGATCGCCCAGTACGAGTTCCGCTGA
- a CDS encoding TAXI family TRAP transporter solute-binding subunit produces the protein MPSRRSVLAAAVPAAILGGGVRAQRPGEERHFLIGSGPIGGTYFPIAGLISAVISNPPGGRPCEAGGNCGIPGLVAEALATQGSVENLRRLGEGALDSALAQADIGAAAYRGDDLFSGRAMPLLRSIANLFTESVHVVVRRGTGLESVADLRGRTVSMGERESGTLPVARTLMAAYGLGRRDIDAVYLSPQAASARLREGAIDAFVMVAGEPAPLLVALARQSPVDLLPVSTPVAERLRRERPWIGTTTVGAEHYDGIDARQTITVAAHWLTSAAVDGDTVHGNLRALFHPSNRARLDRGHPSAAAIRLETAIDGLAVPLHEGAQRFYRERGVLKD, from the coding sequence GTGCCGTCCCGCCGCTCCGTGCTCGCCGCCGCCGTTCCGGCCGCCATCCTCGGCGGCGGGGTCCGCGCGCAGCGTCCGGGCGAGGAGCGGCACTTCCTCATCGGCTCCGGCCCGATCGGCGGGACGTACTTCCCGATCGCCGGCCTGATCTCGGCGGTCATCAGCAATCCGCCCGGCGGCCGGCCCTGCGAGGCCGGCGGCAATTGCGGCATCCCCGGCCTCGTCGCCGAGGCGCTGGCGACCCAGGGCTCGGTCGAGAATCTGCGCCGCCTCGGCGAGGGCGCCCTGGACTCGGCGCTGGCCCAGGCCGACATCGGCGCGGCGGCGTACCGCGGCGACGACCTGTTCTCCGGCCGCGCCATGCCGCTGCTGCGGTCGATCGCCAACCTGTTCACCGAGTCGGTGCACGTCGTCGTCCGCCGCGGCACCGGGCTGGAGAGCGTCGCGGACCTGCGCGGGCGGACCGTGTCGATGGGCGAGCGCGAGTCCGGCACGCTGCCGGTGGCGCGCACCCTGATGGCGGCGTACGGGCTGGGCCGGCGCGACATCGACGCGGTCTATCTCTCGCCGCAGGCCGCCAGCGCGCGGCTGCGCGAGGGCGCGATCGACGCCTTCGTGATGGTGGCGGGCGAGCCGGCGCCGCTGCTGGTGGCGCTGGCGCGGCAGTCGCCGGTCGACCTGCTGCCGGTCTCGACGCCGGTCGCCGAGCGCTTGCGCCGCGAGCGTCCGTGGATCGGCACCACGACGGTCGGCGCCGAACACTACGACGGCATCGACGCGCGCCAGACCATCACCGTCGCCGCCCATTGGCTGACCAGCGCGGCGGTCGACGGCGACACCGTGCACGGCAACCTGCGGGCGCTGTTCCATCCCTCGAACCGCGCCCGGCTCGACCGCGGCCACCCCAGCGCGGCGGCGATCCGCCTCGAGACCGCGATCGACGGCCTGGCCGTGCCGCTGCACGAGGGCGCCCAGCGCTTCTACCGCGAACGCGGCGTGCTGAAGGATTGA